From the Bradyrhizobium ontarionense genome, the window GTTGTGGAAGCAGCCGGCTCGGGTCGGGTGGATCTCGGCCGTCTCGTCACCCGGACAACCACGGCGAACCTCCACGGCAGCGGCAATCTCAACCTCGCCGACAGCAGGCAGGAGTCGCTGCACATCACGCTGCGCGGCAGCGGCGTCGTCACCGCCAGTGGAGCGGCGCATGAGGTGTCACTGGAGTCGGCCGGCTCCGGCCGCGCCGATCTGGGTCGGCTGATCGCCGATCGCACCAGCGCGACGATTCACGGCAGCGGCGACGTCGACCTCGCGCCGCGACAGGATGCCGATATCTCCGTCTCCGGCAGCGCGGTCGTGCGACTGCACGGCGCCGTGGCGCGGATCAACTCGCACGTCTCGGGTTCCGGGCAGATCAAGCAGGTGCCGTAGACCTACACGAGAGAGATCACCGAGGAGAGAAGCCGATGTCCGCTTTCAAAAGTGCCTGCAGAGCTCTTTCGTTGCTCGCCATCTGTCTTACCGCGACGCTGGCGCAAGCGGCCGGCGTGCGATCGATCGACATTCCCGCGGACGCCGACGGACCGGCGATTCACGGTCTCGTCTGGTATCCCTGCGCCGAAAAGCCGGCAGAGATCCCGGTCGGCGTTTTCATCCTGACGGGGGTCAAGGACTGCCCGCTGGCAGGCGCGCATCTGCCGCTCGTCGCGGCGTCGCACGGGCGCGGCGGCTCGCTTCTCGGCAGTCACGATACGGCCGAGACGCTCGCCGACCACGGCTTCATGGTCGCGGCCATCAATCATCCCGGCGATACCGCGCAGGACCTGAGCCGGTCCGGCGATCTCTCGGTGTTCGTCGAGCGGCCCACCGACATCAAACGGCTGATCGACTTCATGGTCGGCCCGTCGCCCTTCGCTGCACACATCGATCATGACAGGATCGGCTTCTTCGGCTTTTCCCGCGGCGGCTATACCGGGCTCGTACTCCTCGGCGCCGATCCGGATTGGCCGGGAGCGGCCTTCGATCATTGTCAGCAAGCCCGGCGGCTGTTCTGCCAGGAGATCCTGGACAAGCGATATCCCTCGCAACCGCTGACGCATGATCCGCGGATCAAAGCTGCAGTGCTTGCCGATCCACCCGCCATCTTCTTCTCCGCCGAGAGCCTGGCACCCATCCACGTGCCGGTTCAACTCTGGGCATCGAGCCGGGGCGGGGACGGCGTGCTGCCCAGCCATGTCGCTTTCGTCGACGCCAACCTTCCGGCGGGGCACGACTATCGGGTGGTGCCGAACTCCGGCCACTTCGCCTTCTTCCTTTGTCCGCCGGCGCTGGTCCAGGCGCAGTCCGACCTCTGTGCCGATGCGCCGGACTTCGACCGCGTTGCCTTCCACGCAGAGTTCAACGCCGACGTGCTCGCCTTCTTCCGGGCCCGGCTGGCCCGGCCGGCGGAGTGAGGCCTCACGTCGGCTCCGTTCGCCGCGACCCTGGAAACATGGACGGCACCTTGCACGACTGATCCAACTCGGCCGACCCGCTCACTTGCCTCAGAAAACAGGACGCCTTCTCGATGACAGCCAGCAACCGTGTCGTGCTCTCCAGCGACCACGCCGCCATTCCGCTGCGACTGGCCATTGCCGTTCGTCTCGCGCGGCAGGACTGGGTCGTGGTCGATATCGGACCGACGACGCCGGAGAGCACCCACTATCCCAAGCATGGTGAAGCGGCCGCGCGGCTCGTCGCCTCCGGCGATTGCCGATTTGGCATCATTCTGTGCGGCACCGGCCAGGGCATCATGATGGCCGCCAACAAGGTCAAGGGCATCCGTTGCGGCGTCTGCGCGGACACGTTCTCGGCGCGGATGATCCGCCAGCACAACGACGCCAACATGCTGTCGATCGGAGCGCGCGTGGTTGGGGAAGGCCTGGCGCTCGATATCGTCGACGCATTCCTCACTGCGGATTTCGAGGGCGGCCGGCATGCGACGCGGGTGGACATGATCACCGCGCTGGAGGAGTAGCGCCGTCGCTTCTTGTCCGGACAATGATGCCGCGATCGAGCTCGCGGCGATTGGTCTGAATTCGTTCACCCAATCCCTACATCTCGATTGCGCGGGCTCCATTCTGGTTGCTTTTCTGGACAGGTACACCAAGCCAAAACGCCGGGCGCCGGTCAGGAGAGAGCCTTGGATTTCGAATTCGCCTATCGTCGCCTTGTCGATGCCGAGCCGGCTGATGCGGCCCGGGTTTCGGAGGAGGTCGCCGACGCATTCTCGGACTCGCTTCTGACCGCTGCCTCGATCTCCGAGCAGCATATTGATTTCGTCTGCCGTCTGCTCGCCAATCCCCTCCTGACCGGAAGGCGAGGCTTGTTCCATCTGGTCACTGGGCTCTACCTCGAGCGTGAGAAGCTGTCGGCGATCCAAGCCCAACGCCTGCTCGCGTGCATGGCCGCCAACTTCGAGCATGTGGCAGATGAAGATCCGGCCTTTGCCGTCGGCGACTTCGTGGCGCGCGTCGCGCCGCCCGATCGTGCGTTGGCGCTGTTGCGGGAGATGACGGGCAAGGCCGGCGCGCGCGACGCCGTCTCCGGCATATTCCTGGGACTGGATATTCTGCTGAAGCGAAACAAGGAGAATGCGGAGTTTCTCGCCGCTGTCGACGCAGCGGTGATAGCTGCGACCAAACGGGCCGTCGAACTCGAGACCGGAGACGACGCGCCCGCGCTGCGGCTCGTCAGGCAGATCGAACGCGCCTTCGCTCATCGCGAGAAGCCGGACGTTCTGATCAATCGGTCAATTCCGGTGGCCGATGACGAGGATGTGCTGTGGTTTGCCGGCAGGGACTGGCGCGAGATTACGCTGCAGGATTGGAACGGCCATTCCGACGCATTCTTCAGGTTCGCGCCGGACGCGTTCCGATACTATCTGCAAAGCATCTTGTGTCTGGCGGCGAAAAATCCCGAAGAGAACCTGCTCGCAGCCGATGCGCTGGTCAATTGTCTCGACCGTACGCCCAATCCCGAATGGTGGGATCAGTTCCTGCTCGACTGCTTGTACGGGCTGCGGGTCGATGAGTACGATGCGATCAGTAGCTGGATCGTCATGCTTTCGGAAAGAAAATCCTACGAGGAGGGTTCGCTAACGCGTGCCTATCGGACGATTCATCTATTGCGCGCGGAAGCCGAGAAGGACTGGTTGCGCCGCCTGAAGCGGTCGTGAGTGGCGGACGAGCATCTGACCGGTGAGGACATTCGGAGTGAAGACCGATGCCGAAAGCGCGCATCATGTATATCGAGAACAAGTCGGAATCGCTGAACGGGCCGGCGCGGATTGGCTGCGTTACGTTCTCTAAGACCGGCAAGTCGATCAGCTACGGAGGGCGCACCTTTCAGAGCCTGAAGGGACGCGGATACAAGGCCAACTATTTCGATGTCGAAACCGGCGAACGGTTTTGGATTTCCGGTCCGCGAAAGGACGGTCAGGATCGTCTCTACGCCGAGAGCTCCGCGCGGATCGAAATCGATCCCGACGTCTTGGAGGAATACTGGCGCGACATCCGGGGAAAGCTCCCCGAATGAGGCCAGCGACGTTTGCACTGCTTCCGCTGATTCCGCTGACGGATGCACGGTGAAATCGACGGACCTCCGATCCGTTGCAACCTGCGTCCGAATGCCGACGGTTGCGAAATCGCCGGGCGGTGTTGCCGGCTCATTCTGAGGAGCGGACGCCTCCCGCTGCGCAGCCGGGCCACAGATAGTTATCCAATTGGAAAACTATTGTTGACAGCTGGCCGCTGCACGTCCATTGTTAGCTGCATGGATAACTATCCTCCTCGCCTCGACAACGTGTTCAGCGCGCTCGCCGATCCAACGCGGCGCGCAATCATCGCGCGGCTCTCGCAAGGCGAGGCGTCCGTGGGCGAACTCGCTCAGCCGTTCGACATGGCACTGCCGAGCCTGATGAAACACATCAGTGTGTTGGAGACCGGCGGCCTCGTCGAGTCGGAGAAACACGGCCGTGTCCGCACATGCCGCCTGATGCCGGGCGCCATGAAGGGGGCCGAGAACTGGCTCATCGAGCAGCGCGCCATCTGGGAAGCCCGCCTTGACCGGCTCGAGGCTTATGTCGCGACGCTCGAGCAGAAGCCGCCAGGGAAAAAGCGTCGCGACCGACGCGCCCAACCACACACGATATCCTCAAAGCACAGGAAATCGCCATGACCTCAACTCCGGACGCCGCTCTCGCCCACTGGGATATCGAGCGCGAGATCGTTCTCTCGCGTGTCATCAAGGCAAAGCGTGATGTCGTCTTTGCGGCCTGGACCGAGCCGGAGCATTTGCTGAATTGGTTCGGACCGGCGGGGTTCAAGATCGAAAGCAGGGAGATCGACATTCGCGTCGGCGGCATGTGGCGCTTCGATATGGTCGCGCCAGACGGCCAGCGATTTTCAAATCGAATGTGCTTTCGGCGCATCGAGCCGCCGCACCTGATCGAGATCGATCATGGTTCGGACATGGATGACGATCCAGCCCGGTTTCGCACCACGATTACGTTCCATGAGCAGAGCGACGGCAAGACCGTGATCACGCTGCGGCAACTGCATCCGACCAAGGCACAGCGCGACTGGACGATCGGCTTCGGCGCCGTCGAGTACGGCTACCAGACCCTGGAGAAGTTGGCGCGGCACGTCGAGACGGCGACAGGTCAGCTATAGCGGCTGTCGAGCCCTGAATGACACGCCAGGTGAGGCGCTAGAGAAAGCGTCTCACGAAATTCAGCGCTGCCTCCGCCACCTCGCGCCAGCCGCTGCCGATGGTCAGCGCGTGACCGCGCCACGGAAGTTGGACGAACTCGGTGACGGCGTCCTGATTGCGCTCCTGCCGTTCATAGGCGGCGCGGCCGACCGATGGCGGCAGGGTGTGGTCGCGCTCCCCGGAGATGATCAGCAACGGTCCACGTTGGCCGGAGCTGGCCGGGGTTTGCGGCATCGGCCAGGCAGATCGCAGGGCCGAGACCGGCAGGGGCAGTCCCCCGCGAAACGGGGCCGGATCGATCGCCACCGTCGCGGCCGAAAGCCCGCGCCCGGCCAGGGTCTGCGCGATCAGCCCGCCGAGCGCGTGGCCGACGAGGGCCGGGCGGCGGTCCAGCGCCTCGGAGAGGCGGGAGAAATGCGCCGCGACCTCGCCGATGGTTTCGGGCGCCGCGGCGCCGCCCACCTCCGCCGGCCAACCGGGCGCCAACGCCGCATAGCCTGCGGCGTTGAACATCTCGGCCCAGCGGTCCCACGAATTGGGCTTCAACCACAGGCCGTGGATGAAGATGACCGCAGGCTTTTGGGACGCGTTGGCCGCTCCGATCGCATCATCAATTGTATGGGTCGGCATCATCGACGTCCTTCCGGCTCTGCTGCGCTGGATCAGTCTGTGAACGTCAGCGCGACGACGGTGCGTCGGCCGGCCGTCCATTGAGGAAGGCGTCGATCGCAGCGACCGTCGCCGCCGGCTGCTCCTCCATCAGCCAGTGGCCGGAGCCGGCGATGACCTGCTCCTGGACGTCGGTCGCGCCGGCCCGCATCACCGCAGCCATCGTCGCGCCGAACGACGCTGCGCCCCCGATCGCCAGCACCGGCATCGGCAGCTTGCCGTGCGCTGCAAGCCAGGCGCGGTTGTCGATCGCGTCCTGATCAAAGGCGGCGAACTGGCGGAAGCCCGCATGCATCCGCCCGGGCGTGGCGTAGAGCTGTGCGTAGTGAACGCGCGCGGCTTCCGGGAAATGGGCGGGATCGGCCGAGAACTCGTTCCAGAAGCGGTCGAGATAGATGCGCTCGCGGCCGGCCACCAGGCGCTCCATATCGGGGCCGCCGAAGCGGAAGTGCCACAGCAGCGGGTTCTTCAGGATCTCCTCCCACGGACCGATGCCCGGCACCGGCGCATCCATCAGCACCAGCCTGGTCACCCGGTCGGAATGCCGCGCCGCCAGCGCATAGGCGACCATGTTGCCGATGTCGTGCGCCACGACCTCGGCGGTTACAGCGCCCAGCGCGTCCATGACGCCTGCGATGTCCTCCGCCTGGTTGGCCTTCTCGAAGCCGGTGTCGGCACGGGCGGACAGGCCGAGCCCGCGCAGATCGGGCACGATCACCGTGTGGTTCTGCGCAAGCTTGGCGGCGAGCGGCACCCACATGTCGCCGGTGTCGCCATAGCCGTGCAGCAGCACGACGGCAGGCCCGGTGCCGCCGACGCGGACGTGGAGCGTCGTGCCGTTGGTCGCGACCTCCTGGGTGCGGAAGGTCTTGGGGAAATCCCCCGGCGCCTCGGTCGCGTCGGCGAGGGCGGCACTCGTGAGGACGGTGAGCGCGGTGGCGGCAAGGGCGGTTCGTTGCAGCAGGCGGGGCAGGTTCATGGCGATCTCCTCGGGGTGAGCCTTGTTGATGCAGGCAAAGCTAGACGAGGGCGGGCCGCGGTATTAGAGGGTAGTGAAGCCAAGGATTTTTGATCTGGACGCAAAGATGGCCATGACCAGCGCGGACCGCGCCCGAGAGCTCGAGGTGTTCTGCGCCGTCGCCGACAGCGGCAGTTTTTCAGCCGCCGGCCGCAGCCTCGCACTGACCGCATCGGCCGTCAGCCGGACCCTCGACCGGATCGAGGCGCGGCTCGGCGCCCGCCTGCTGTTGCGCACCACGCGCGCGCTCACGCTGACCGCCGAGGGCCGCGCCTATCTCAGCGCGGCCCGCCGCATCCTGGCCGACCTCGACGAGGCCGAGCAGGCGATCGCCGACCAGGGGTCGCCACGCGGCCGCATCCGGGTCAGCGCCGCCATTTCCCACGGGCGCATCTGCATTGTTCCGCTGCTGGGCGAGTTCGTGCGGCGCTATCCGAACATCGTGGTCGATATCAACCTCAGCGACGGGCTCGTCGATGTGGCGGCGGGGCAGGCGGATGTGGCGGTTCGCGGCGGTCCGCTGGCCGACAGCGCGCTCACCGCACGCCGTCTCAGCGAGAATGGCCGCACCGTCGTCGCCTCGCCCGACTACCTCGCCCGCTGGGGCGTGCCCGAGACGCCGGAAGACCTGTACAACCACAATTGCCTGAACTTCAGCTTTCGCCGCGCCGAGCCGGTCTGGCCGTTCCGCTGCGACGGGATCGACTACGCCCTGAAGGTGCGAGGCGCGATTGAAGCCAACAGCGGCGACACGCTAAGCCAGTTGGCTCTCGATGGCGTCGGCATCGCCCGCGTCGGCAATTTCAGCCTCGGGAACGCGGTCGTGGAGGGACGACTGGTCCCGCTTCTTGAATCGTTCAATCCCGGCGACAAGGAAGTCTTTCACGCGGTCTTCGTCGGCGGCGCCAACATGCCGGCGCGCATCCGGGTGTTCGTGGACTACCTGGTGGAGCGGATGGGGGATAGCCTTGGACAGGCAACGACGCGGCGACGATCCGTGACGTAGCGGCGGAATTGATCGCGCCTCAGATCCGCTGCACCCTACCCAGCCTGCGTCCGAAGTCCTGCACGGGTCGGCAGCCTTTTGACGAGGTCGCCGACCTCCTGCTGCGCCAATCGCAATTCGTAGATCTTTTGCAGGTTGAGCCAGAAATCCGGGCTGGTCCCGAACCAGTGGCCCAGGCGTAACGCAGTATCGGCGGTGATGCCGCGCTGGCCGTTGATAATTGCGGTGATCCGGTTGACAGGCACGTCGAGCTGGCGCGACAGCTCTGCGGCCGATAGGCCGAGTTCGTCGAGCTCTTCGGCGAGATGAACGCCCGGATGAATGGGGCTGCGTGCCATGGCGTGCCTCCTAGTGATAGTCGACGATCTCGACATTGACTGGGCCGGGTGAGCCGGCGGGCCATTCAAAACAGATCCGCCATTGATCATTGATGCGGATGCTGTACTGGCCCTGCCGATTGCCTTTGAGCCTCTCCAACCGGTTGCCCGGCAAGGCGGCAAGATCCTTCAAGCTTGTTGCGGCTTCCAGCCGATCGAGCCGTATCTCCGCCTGCCGGGCGAACCCGGAGAATTCCCGAACAACTTCGCCATTCGCAAAGCGCTCGGTCCTTCTGTCCCGGTAGCCGACAATCATGCCGGCAATATAGGAAGAATTACGAGATACGTAAAGCGTAAAGCTGCTCCATCGAGACGTCTCGACCATCGGGAACTCGGCTCAGGCGAACTCTGCATCATCACGTGCTGGATGGGCCATCAAACCCCGGATGTGTTTCTGCTGAGGCTAATCTTGACGGCGCTGGTTCGGACCAGCCTTGCGACGTCGACCGGCCTTTGCCGCCGGCGCAGGTGAGCGCCGGGCCGCGACGCGATGCGCGGCGGCGAGCGCTGCACGGGCCCAGGTCACGAGCTCGTCGGGCTCGTCGAACAATCGCTCAGGCGCGCGCCAGAAGGCGAGGTCGATGGCGCGTCCGCCCTTGGTGTAGTTGAGCGGCGGATATGACGCGGCCTCCTGGAAGATCTGCTTGTTGCCGTCATCGACCCGGACATAGAGCGTGTCGTCGGCCACCATCGCCAGCATGACGCCGTCGCAGAACACACCGGTCTTGCCGAACATGCGGCGGAAGGTGAGGCGGCCGAGCGGCGCCAGCTGTTCGCGCAGAAACTCCGAGAAGCCCGCACTGGCAACCATGGCCTCTCGCTACTCCGCCGCGACCATCTGCTGGATGCGCCACTGGCCGAGCAGAGCGCGCAGCGAGGCCGGCTTCAGCGGCTTGTTGAGCACGGCGATGTTCTCGTCGCGGGCGGCGGCGCGGACGTGCGGGCTGCGGTCGGCGGTGATCAGGATGGCGGGCAGCGCCTCGTTGAAGCGGCGGCGGATGTCGCGGATGGCGGCGATGCCGTTGCCGCGGTCGAGGTGGTAGTCGACGAGCAGGCCGGTGACGGCGCCGCCGCGCGCCTCGACGGCGTCGACGGCGGATTCGAAGTCGGCCACGGCGATCACCTCGGCGTCCCACGCCGTCAGCAAGGTCCGCATGCCGTCGAGGATCGCGGGGTCGTTCTCGATGCAGACGATCAGCGCGCCGCCGATCGACGTCTTGGCGAGCGGCGTCGCGCTGGTCACGGCTGCGGTGTGGTTGATCGCCTTGGCGATCGGCACCGTCACCGAGAAAGCCGAGCCGCGGCCCGGATTGGAGTCGAGCGCAATGCCGTGGTTGAGCACGCGCGCGATGCGTTCGACGATCGACAGGCCGAGGCCCAGGCCGCGGGCGATCCGCGCGCCCTGTTCGAGCCGGTGGAATTCCTTGAAGATCTCGCCGCGCTTCACCGGCGGGATGCCGACGCCGGTGTCCCAGACGCCGATCCGCAGCGACTGGCCGTGCCGGCGGCAGCCGACCAGGACGCGGCCCTTGGGGGTGTATTTGATGGCGTTGGAAATGAAGTTCTGCAACAGCCGGCGCAGCAGCAGGCGGTCGGATTCGACGGGAAGCGATGAGGGTACGAAGGTCAGCTCCAGCCCCTTGGCGCGGGCGGCCGGAGCGAACTCGATTTCGAGCGAGCGCATCAGGTCGGCCATCTTGAAGCTCGATATCGACGGCGTCATCGCGCCGGCATCGAGCCGGGAGATGTCGAGCAGCGCGCCGAGGATCTCCTCGATCGCCTCCAGCGAGTCGTCGATGTTCTCCACCAGCCGCGAGTCCTCGCTGGGCGTCTGCCGCTCGACGAGGCTCGTCACGTAGAGGCGCGCCGCGTTCAGCGGCTGCAGAATGTCGTGACTGGCGGCGGCGAGAAAGCGCGTCTTGGAGATGTTGGCATCCTCGGCGGCGCTCTTGGCCAGCGCCAGCTCCGAGTTCAGCCGGGTCAGCTCCTCGGTGCGGTCGCGCACGCGCTTTTCCAAGGTCGCATTGGCGCGCTCCAGCGCCTCGGCGGCCTCGAACGACGGCGTGACGTCGGTGAAGGTGATGACGAGCCCGCCGTCCGGCATGCGGTTGGTGCGGACCTCGATCACCATGTGGCATTCGGCGAGGCGTTCCAGATAGGGCTCACCTTCGGTGGTGTAGGCCGCGAGCCGGCGCGCCAGCAGCGCGTCGCTGTCCTCATAGGTGGGCTCGCCGATCGTACCCATGAATTCGAGGATCTCCCTCAAGGGGCTGCCGATCTGCACCAGATGCGGCGGCAGGCCCAGGAGATCCACGAACTGGCCGTTGGAGCAGATCAGCTGCAGGTCGACGTCGAACACGGCAATGCCCTGGCGCACGTGGTTCAGCGCGGTCTGCAGGATCTCGCGGTTGAAGTGGAGCGCGGCGTGGGAGTCGTCGAGCAGCTTCAGCGCGGCCTTGGCCGAGACCGCGCGCTTGCGCAGCAGCAGCGACATCACCAGCCGCGACGAGGCCGCGCCGATCGAGGAGGCGATCAGGTGCTCGGCATGGCGCAGCAGCTCGAAATCCGCCGGTGCGGCCGGATCGAGCGGGAGGTTGCGGCCGTCGGCGAAGGCCTCGAACGAGGCGCGGGCACGGTCCGGCCCGAGATATTGCGCCACCGTGCTCTGGATGTCCTGCACGGTCACGGTGGAGCGCCAGCGCCGGAAGCTCGGCGCGCTCGGCGTCAGCTCCGCCGGCACGAACAGGTCGGCCTGCAGCAGCTCGATCGATGACGGCTGCCGCGCCAGCGACAGCACGACATAGGTCAGCAAATTGAGCGACAGGCTCCAGAGCACGCCATGCAGCAGCGGCGGCAGGTCGGTGCCGAGCAGCGCCTGCGGCCTGAGAGCCTCGAGCCCGAACGGGCCGTGCTGCAGGAACAGGATGCCCGCGGTCGAGGTGTCGAGGAAGCTCGGGATGAACAGCGTGTAGAGCCAGACGCCGAAGCCGACCAGCATGCCGCCGATCGCGCCGCGCGCGGTCGCCCGGCGCCAGAACAGGCCGCCGAAGAAGCTCGGCGCAAGCTGGGCGATCGCGGCAAAGGACAGCAGGCCGATGGCCGCGAGCTGGGTGGTGCCGAGCGCGCGGTAGTAGAAATAGGCCATCACCATGATGGCGAAGATCGCGATGCGGCGGGTGCCGAGCAAGAAGCCGGCGAAGTCGCGGCCGACCTCGCGATGATCCTGCTGGCGCTGCAACACCAGGGGCACCACGATGTCGTTGCAGACCATGATCGACAGCGCCACGCACTCGACGATCACCATCGCGGTTGCCGCCGACAGGCCGCCGACGAACACCAGGATCGACAGCCATTGCGAATTCGCCTCGATCGGCAGCGCCAGCACGTACATGTCGCTGTCGACCGCGCCGAACGGGAAGGTGACGAGGCCGGCGAGCGCGATCGGGATCACGAACAGATTGATCGCGACGAGATAGAGCGGAAACAGCCAGCGGGCGCGCGACACCTGCGCGTCGTCGGCGTTCTCGACCACGCTGACGTGGAACTGGCGTGGCAGCAGCATCGGGGCGCAGAACGACAGCAAGGTCATGGTCAGGAAGCTGCCGATGCCCGGCACATATTCCAGCGCGCGCTCGGCCTCGGGCGATTTCATCGCCCGCTCGATCAGCTCGACCGGCGAGAACATCCAGAAGGTGACGAAGGCGCCGGCGGCCAGGAAGGCGACCAGCTTGATGATCGACTCGGTCGCGACCGCCAGCATCAGGCCATGCTGGTGCTCGGTGGCGTCGGTCTGCCTTGTGCCGAACAGCACCGCGAAGACAGCCATCGCGAAGGTCACCATCAACGCCATGTCGCCGACGATAGGAATGTGGGCGAAGGCGCGGTCGTCGATCAGGATGGTCTGCAGCGAGGACGCGACGGCCTTCAGCTGCAATGCGATGTAGGGCACCGAGCCGATGATCGCGATCAGCGCCACCGTTGCCGCCACCGCCTGGCTCTTGCCGTAGCGAGCGCCGATGAGGTCGGCGACGGAGGTGATGTTCTGCGATTTGGCGAGCCGGATGACACGGCGCAGCAGTGGCGTGCAGGCGCCGACCATCAGGATCGGCCCGAGATAGATCGCGAGGAAGTCGACGCTGTTGCGCGAGGCGAAGCCGACCGAGCCGAAGAAGGTCCAGGAGGTGCAGTAGATCGCCAGCGACAGCGGGTAGATCAGCCCGGACAGCCGGCCGCGGCTTTCCGGCGGCCGCCGGTTGGCCGCCCGGTTGCCATGGCTGGCAACCAGGAACAGGAAGCCGATGTAGCCGAACGCGGCCGCGATCACGCCCCAGTCATGCAGCATGGCTTGCGCGTCTCCTGACGTCTGTCTCAGGGCTCCGGGCTGATCCCGTGATCCGGGAAACCTAGCCGTTTGCAGGAGGCGAGGCGACAGCGATCTTCCCGGGCGAGTGCAGACCTCGGTTCATCGTTAGCAGCGGCAGCCGTCGCGGCATTCTCCGTCGTCATTCCGGGGTGCCCGCAGGGCGAGCCCGGAATCCATCTCGCCTCATGCTCCGTAGCCCAATGGATTCCGGGCTCGTGCTTCACACGCCCCGGAATGACGGAGAGAGGTGGCGGGACTACTCCGCCGCCAGGGCCTTCTTGTGCAGCGCAAGGCCGAGCCGTTCCCAGACCTGCAGCAGCGCCTCGGCGAGGCGGTCGATCAGGCCGTCGTCATGATAGGGCGAGGGCGTAATGCGCAGGCGCTCGGTGCCCTTGGCGACGGTCGGGTAGTTGATCGGCTGGATATAGATGCCGTGCTCTTCGAGCAGCAGGTCGCAGGCCTGCTTGCACTTCTCGGGATCGCCGACGAACAGCGGCACGATGTGGGTGTCGTTGGCCATCACCGGCAGGCCGGCGGCCGTGAGGATCGCCTTGACCCGCGCGGCGCGGTCCTGGTGGCGCTCGCGCTCCCAGCTCGACGACTTCAGATGCTTGATCGCAGCCGTCGCGGCCGAGCAGATCGGCGGCGGCAGCGCGGTCGTGAAGATGAAGCCCGGCGCGTAGGAGCGCACGGCGTCGATGATCTCGCCCGAGGCTGCGATGTAGCCGCCGAGACAGCCGAACGCCTTGGCCAAGGTGCCTTCGAGGATGTCGATCCGATGCATCACACCGTCGCGCTCGGCGATGCCGCCGCCGCGCGGGCCGTACATGCCGACCGCGTGGACCTCGTCGACATAGGTCATGGCGTTGTAGCGCTCGGCGAGGTCGCAGATCGCGGCCAGCGGCGCCACGTCGCCGTCCATCGAATACAGGCTCTCGCAGGCGATCAGCTTGGGTCGGTCGGGACCGGCCGCGATCAGCAGCTCTTCGAGATGGGCGACATCGTTGTGGCGGAAGATCTGGCGCTCGGCGCCGGACTGGCGCACGCCCTCGATCATCGAATTGTGGTTCAGCGCATCGGACAGGATCAGGCAGTTCGGGATCAGCTTGGCGATGGTGGCGATGCCGGTCTGATTGGAGACATAGCCTGATGTAAACAGCAGCGCCGCTTCCTTGCCGTGGAGATCGGCGAGCTCCGCCTCCAGCTGCACCAGCGGATGATGGGTGCCGGCGATGTTGCGGGTGCCGCCGGCGCCGGTGCCGACCCGGGTCGCGGTCTCGACCATCGCGCCGACCACCTTCGGGTGCTGGCCCATGCCGAGATAGTCGTTGGAGCACCAGATCACGACGTTGCGGGGCCCGTTCGGCGAATGCCACAGCGCATGCGGAAACCGGCCGGCGATGCG encodes:
- a CDS encoding PAS domain-containing hybrid sensor histidine kinase/response regulator — encoded protein: MLHDWGVIAAAFGYIGFLFLVASHGNRAANRRPPESRGRLSGLIYPLSLAIYCTSWTFFGSVGFASRNSVDFLAIYLGPILMVGACTPLLRRVIRLAKSQNITSVADLIGARYGKSQAVAATVALIAIIGSVPYIALQLKAVASSLQTILIDDRAFAHIPIVGDMALMVTFAMAVFAVLFGTRQTDATEHQHGLMLAVATESIIKLVAFLAAGAFVTFWMFSPVELIERAMKSPEAERALEYVPGIGSFLTMTLLSFCAPMLLPRQFHVSVVENADDAQVSRARWLFPLYLVAINLFVIPIALAGLVTFPFGAVDSDMYVLALPIEANSQWLSILVFVGGLSAATAMVIVECVALSIMVCNDIVVPLVLQRQQDHREVGRDFAGFLLGTRRIAIFAIMVMAYFYYRALGTTQLAAIGLLSFAAIAQLAPSFFGGLFWRRATARGAIGGMLVGFGVWLYTLFIPSFLDTSTAGILFLQHGPFGLEALRPQALLGTDLPPLLHGVLWSLSLNLLTYVVLSLARQPSSIELLQADLFVPAELTPSAPSFRRWRSTVTVQDIQSTVAQYLGPDRARASFEAFADGRNLPLDPAAPADFELLRHAEHLIASSIGAASSRLVMSLLLRKRAVSAKAALKLLDDSHAALHFNREILQTALNHVRQGIAVFDVDLQLICSNGQFVDLLGLPPHLVQIGSPLREILEFMGTIGEPTYEDSDALLARRLAAYTTEGEPYLERLAECHMVIEVRTNRMPDGGLVITFTDVTPSFEAAEALERANATLEKRVRDRTEELTRLNSELALAKSAAEDANISKTRFLAAASHDILQPLNAARLYVTSLVERQTPSEDSRLVENIDDSLEAIEEILGALLDISRLDAGAMTPSISSFKMADLMRSLEIEFAPAARAKGLELTFVPSSLPVESDRLLLRRLLQNFISNAIKYTPKGRVLVGCRRHGQSLRIGVWDTGVGIPPVKRGEIFKEFHRLEQGARIARGLGLGLSIVERIARVLNHGIALDSNPGRGSAFSVTVPIAKAINHTAAVTSATPLAKTSIGGALIVCIENDPAILDGMRTLLTAWDAEVIAVADFESAVDAVEARGGAVTGLLVDYHLDRGNGIAAIRDIRRRFNEALPAILITADRSPHVRAAARDENIAVLNKPLKPASLRALLGQWRIQQMVAAE
- a CDS encoding TfoX/Sxy family protein, whose translation is MVASAGFSEFLREQLAPLGRLTFRRMFGKTGVFCDGVMLAMVADDTLYVRVDDGNKQIFQEAASYPPLNYTKGGRAIDLAFWRAPERLFDEPDELVTWARAALAAAHRVAARRSPAPAAKAGRRRKAGPNQRRQD
- the hemA gene encoding 5-aminolevulinate synthase is translated as MDYSQYFGAALGRLHDERRYRVFADLERIAGRFPHALWHSPNGPRNVVIWCSNDYLGMGQHPKVVGAMVETATRVGTGAGGTRNIAGTHHPLVQLEAELADLHGKEAALLFTSGYVSNQTGIATIAKLIPNCLILSDALNHNSMIEGVRQSGAERQIFRHNDVAHLEELLIAAGPDRPKLIACESLYSMDGDVAPLAAICDLAERYNAMTYVDEVHAVGMYGPRGGGIAERDGVMHRIDILEGTLAKAFGCLGGYIAASGEIIDAVRSYAPGFIFTTALPPPICSAATAAIKHLKSSSWERERHQDRAARVKAILTAAGLPVMANDTHIVPLFVGDPEKCKQACDLLLEEHGIYIQPINYPTVAKGTERLRITPSPYHDDGLIDRLAEALLQVWERLGLALHKKALAAE